In Candidatus Cloacimonadota bacterium, the DNA window GAATATACTCGAACCAGATAATTGGTTCTGTGTATGTGTAAGCAACAAATTTTGTCCGTTTTTTCATACAAATTTGGAGCAATTCTTCCAAATCGAGATGATAAGTTGGTACTTCGAACTGGCTGATCGAAAAATTCTGACAAAAATCACAGGAAAAATTACAGGAATTTGGTCCGATCGATAAAATACTCTGTCCCGGATAAAAGTGATACAGCGGTTTTTTTTCTATTGGATCCATACTGATAGAAATAGTTTCTGCATAGTTGGAAGTGAATAAATTCCCATCTGAATTAAATCGAGAACGGCATTTTCCTTCTTCTTCCGGTGCGAGTACACAGAAATGAGGACAAAGCTCACACTGAACTTTTTTGTCTTTTAATTTTTTATAATATTTTGCTTGTTCCATATTTTTTTCCTATTATGAAAATGTAAAACATCGGAATGTTCAGCTTGCTGATCTTCCGATTGTTTAAGCAATAATTTTCAACATTCCAAAGAATCGGCAATCTGAAACATTCGGAAGTTAATCATCGTTACCAATCCCCCCGATTGGTAATGAAATTTGAATGAAATCCTGTTCCACATTCCCAAACGGGGTTTGGGAACGATGAAAAAAAGTGATTATTTCGTCAGAAGCCAGTAAGAGAAAACTTTCATCCGTCGCAGTAGCCTGCTACGGAGAACGGGCATAATGACAAAGCATCTTCACAATTAGAATTAATGCGATACATATCTCTCCAATACTTCAAGATTCTTTTGCAAACTATCAGAATTTTCCTGTAAAGTTCTTTTTGCATTAATTCCCAGATTTTCTCTGGCTTTTTCATTCTGATAGAGAAAAGAGATATCTTCGAACAATCTTTCAATCGTTGAGATGAGAATTCCCTTATTTTTCAGTAATTTTGACACCGAATCCCGACAGGAAAAAAAATGCTCTCCCATTATTATCGGAGTTTTATAAAAAGCAGGTTCAAGAGGATTATGACCTCCAAAATCAAAAAAACTACCTCCCACAATAGCTATATCTGCGATCGCATACATTTTCGTTAGAATTCCCATTTGATTTATAATAAGAATTTTAAAATCTTCTTTTAAATCCGAATATAATTGATAATCAAGATCATCAAATATTTCTGTAATCTCCTGTAATCGGTATAGATGTCTGGGAACGATAATTACTTTCAGATTCTTAATTTTATTATTCAGTTTTTGATAAATCGATTTGAGCAGCTTTTCTTCTCCCGGACGACTGCTTCCCCAGACAATCGCAAAATCTTTTTTTGCAAGTCCAAATTCCTTCCTGATCTTGTTTTTCTCGAAATCAGGTAGTTGCATACAGAATTTGAGATTGTGAGTGTTGATCACATTCTGAAATTTGAATGTTAAAAACCTGTTTTTATCTTTTTCCGATTGGGCATCCACAGCTGAAACAGTTTTCCATAAAGGTTTCCAGAAAAATGAAAATCTTTTGTAAAGAGGATAAGATTTATCTGATATGCGACCATTTACGATAACAACCGGGATTTTTCTCATTTTAGCTAAACATAACATGTGCGGCCAGAATTCTGTCTCAACAAGAATGATCAATTCCGGATTTATTCTTTTAAAAAACCTTTTCATCATTAAGAAACAATCGAAAGGAAGGAAAGAGGTAAAAATCCTATCATCAATTTGTTTTGCTGTTTCCTGTCCGGTTGAGGTCATTGTTGTAAAAACATATTTTTTATGAGGATGTTTAAGTAAAAGGGCTTTGATCAATGGTTTGGCAGCATTTACTTCTCCAACTGAAGCAGCATGCACCCAGATTGAATTCTGAAAATCTTTATTGAAATATCCCAATCTTTGCTTGAGTTCGGTTCCTTTGAATTTAAAAAAAATGTATGGAAATGCGATAATAAAGATTATTTGAACTAATATTATGAAAATGATCATTGTGATTTCTTTTCTTTTAAATTTCCCAAAACTTGCCAAATTTTAAAAATTTGGCAAGTTTCAAATTTTAAAATAGCTTTGAGTTGTCGTCGTTTCTCCTTAAAACTCGAATAAACTAAAATAAATATCATCAGTAACCTTGATAACCTGAACTTCAAATTTGTCCATTAACTTAAACATTTTACCTTTCTTTTTTCCGATCAGGCAATTTTGTCTTTCATAAAACTCATAATAATCATCTGTCAGGGAACTTAACTCGATAACTCCAATAACAGGAAATTCATTGAGTTCGATAAGCATGGAAAAGGATTTTATTCCCACAATAATTCCCTTAAAAACTTCTCCCAATCTCATTTTCATAAATATTTTCTTGTTTTTAAACTCAACTTCTCTTTCCGCTTCATCAGCGATAATTTCTTTTTCAGAAGCAGTTTTAGCAAGATCAAAAAGCTCTTTTTTAGAAAAAAGGGCAGCAGAAGAATGAAGTTTCCCCTTAATTTGATGATGAATAACAAGATCACTTAATCTTCTTATCGGGGAAGTAAAATGAGTATAATTTGAAAGAGCCAGGCCAAAATGACCGATATTTTTTATATCATATTTTGCTTTTTTCATTTTGCGAAGTATTATTCTATCAAAAACTCGATGATGAATTTCATCCGGCATGGAATCGAGCAATATTTGTAAGGTTTTATTCAAATTCTTTTTTCGCTCAAAACACAGATCATACTTTTCAGCAATTTCTTTTATCTGTTCGATATCTTCTTCATCCGGTTTTTCGTGCACTCGATAAATTGTATTTTTTGAAGATAATATTTTTGCCACAAACTCGTTTGCGATCAACATGAAATTTTCAATCAGAGTATGTGATTCGGTTTCCTGACTTCTTTTCAGATCGATAATATGACCTTCATCATCGAAAATAAATTCTGTTTCCGGAAGATCAAAAGATAGATAACCTTGCTTTTTTCTCTTTGCAGATAGGGAAGAGGAGAGTTTTTTCATTTCAAACAA includes these proteins:
- a CDS encoding 3-deoxy-D-manno-octulosonic acid transferase; translation: MIIFIILVQIIFIIAFPYIFFKFKGTELKQRLGYFNKDFQNSIWVHAASVGEVNAAKPLIKALLLKHPHKKYVFTTMTSTGQETAKQIDDRIFTSFLPFDCFLMMKRFFKRINPELIILVETEFWPHMLCLAKMRKIPVVIVNGRISDKSYPLYKRFSFFWKPLWKTVSAVDAQSEKDKNRFLTFKFQNVINTHNLKFCMQLPDFEKNKIRKEFGLAKKDFAIVWGSSRPGEEKLLKSIYQKLNNKIKNLKVIIVPRHLYRLQEITEIFDDLDYQLYSDLKEDFKILIINQMGILTKMYAIADIAIVGGSFFDFGGHNPLEPAFYKTPIIMGEHFFSCRDSVSKLLKNKGILISTIERLFEDISFLYQNEKARENLGINAKRTLQENSDSLQKNLEVLERYVSH